A single window of Tumebacillus sp. BK434 DNA harbors:
- a CDS encoding FtsW/RodA/SpoVE family cell cycle protein → MSNNRLRWLKDLDIFLIFVIIAICCAGLLAISSATRSFDGGSQSFVLKQGVFMAVGFVTMIFLIRTDYRFLIRYVEYGYWAVIVLLGVVFLFPAVAVETGAYGWIPLPGGFNLQPSEFFKIVFILMMAKYLANEQEDENGNVPDPLRGYILLAAATILGIGLIIIEPDLGQTMMLMAVIGTALFVHLPKKWFWSMFLTVGLLVGLFFTATMAYPDQFLKGLDVLVDKGLLETHQYGRFYSFIHPEEDLAGDGYQVYQAKVAIGSGMMFGKGLYQGSQTQGNWVPAQHTDFIFTAIGEELGFVGAVALIFLFFLLLYRIVMNGFAAKDRTGLYICAMVAGMFTFQIFENIGMSLQLMPMTGVTLPFISYGGSSVLVNFMLLGIVLNVGFRRRKLSFSNN, encoded by the coding sequence ATGAGCAATAATCGATTGCGCTGGTTGAAAGACCTGGATATATTTTTGATCTTTGTCATCATCGCCATCTGCTGTGCAGGACTGCTTGCGATCTCCAGTGCCACGCGGTCGTTTGACGGCGGCAGTCAGTCGTTCGTCCTCAAACAGGGCGTCTTCATGGCGGTCGGATTTGTCACGATGATCTTCCTGATCCGCACCGACTACCGCTTTTTGATCCGCTATGTGGAATATGGGTATTGGGCGGTCATCGTGCTGCTGGGCGTCGTCTTTCTGTTTCCGGCTGTTGCGGTGGAGACGGGCGCGTACGGCTGGATTCCGCTGCCCGGCGGCTTTAACTTGCAGCCGTCCGAGTTTTTCAAGATCGTGTTCATCCTGATGATGGCCAAATACCTGGCCAACGAACAGGAAGATGAGAACGGCAACGTGCCCGACCCGCTGCGCGGCTACATCCTGCTCGCCGCGGCGACGATCTTGGGCATCGGCCTGATCATCATCGAGCCGGACCTCGGCCAGACGATGATGCTGATGGCGGTCATCGGCACTGCCCTGTTCGTGCACTTGCCGAAAAAATGGTTCTGGTCGATGTTCCTTACCGTCGGCCTGCTGGTGGGGCTGTTCTTCACCGCGACCATGGCCTACCCGGATCAGTTCCTCAAAGGCCTCGACGTGCTCGTCGACAAAGGCCTGCTCGAAACACACCAATACGGCCGCTTTTACTCGTTCATCCACCCGGAGGAAGACCTTGCCGGAGATGGCTATCAAGTCTATCAAGCGAAAGTCGCCATCGGCTCGGGGATGATGTTTGGCAAAGGGCTCTACCAAGGCTCGCAGACGCAAGGCAACTGGGTGCCTGCGCAGCACACCGACTTTATTTTTACCGCGATCGGCGAAGAGCTGGGTTTTGTCGGTGCCGTGGCGCTGATCTTCCTGTTCTTCCTGCTGCTCTACCGGATCGTGATGAACGGGTTCGCAGCGAAAGACCGCACGGGCTTGTACATCTGCGCGATGGTCGCCGGGATGTTTACGTTCCAGATCTTCGAAAACATCGGGATGTCCCTGCAACTGATGCCGATGACCGGAGTCACCTTGCCGTTTATCTCGTACGGCGGCTCCTCGGTGCTGGTCAACTTCATGCTGCTCGGCATCGTGCTCAACGTCGGCTTCCGCAGACGGAAATTGAGCTTCAGCAACAACTAG
- the rnmV gene encoding ribonuclease M5 has product MRIKEVIVVEGYHDKQAIDAAVTADCLISGGSAVNETFLRTVERAAKERGVIIFTDPDYAGERIRRIVSRRVPGCKHAFLPREEATAKDGDIGIENAKPDSIRRALDAVRTDWTGVEPEFSWQEMTEYGLTAHPRAAARRQYIGDKLGIGYGNAKTLWKKLNMLGVSREEFEQVYQEIEPSFQLQGGERRT; this is encoded by the coding sequence ATGAGAATCAAGGAAGTGATCGTCGTCGAAGGCTACCACGACAAACAGGCGATCGACGCGGCCGTCACCGCCGACTGCCTGATCTCAGGCGGCTCGGCAGTGAACGAAACGTTTCTGCGCACCGTCGAGCGCGCCGCCAAAGAGCGCGGCGTGATCATCTTCACCGACCCGGATTACGCCGGCGAACGCATCCGCCGCATCGTTTCGCGCCGCGTGCCGGGCTGCAAACACGCCTTTTTGCCGCGCGAGGAAGCGACCGCCAAAGACGGCGACATCGGCATCGAAAACGCCAAGCCGGACTCGATCCGCCGCGCGCTCGATGCGGTGCGCACCGACTGGACGGGCGTCGAGCCGGAATTTTCCTGGCAGGAGATGACCGAATACGGGCTGACCGCACATCCGCGGGCGGCCGCGCGGAGACAATACATCGGAGACAAGCTCGGCATCGGCTACGGCAATGCCAAGACCTTATGGAAGAAGCTCAACATGCTCGGCGTTTCGCGCGAGGAATTTGAGCAGGTCTACCAGGAAATCGAACCCTCGTTTCAACTTCAAGGAGGAGAACGCAGAACATGA
- the rsmA gene encoding 16S rRNA (adenine(1518)-N(6)/adenine(1519)-N(6))-dimethyltransferase RsmA, producing MTKRLVLPSVTRDVVTRHGFSFKKSLGQNFLIDGNILDKIVTAAELDEQNGALEIGPGIGTLTQELCENARQVVAVEKDNRLLSVLEETLSDYDNVHVHHADVLEADLHALFAQWFSGMEVSVVANLPYYVTTPIVMKLLEERLPLRHIVVMVQREVAERMAAKPGGKDYGTLSIAVQYYTEPELVTRVPESSFMPAPNVESTVIKLKVRKAPAVSVQDEKLFFHLVKASFAQRRKTLLNNLQNNLQPKRDKDSILTALERAGIEPSRRGETLSLEEYARLADELVIS from the coding sequence ATGACCAAACGCCTCGTCCTGCCGTCTGTCACCCGCGATGTGGTGACCCGGCACGGCTTTTCTTTTAAAAAATCGCTCGGCCAAAACTTCCTTATCGACGGCAACATCCTCGACAAAATCGTCACCGCCGCCGAACTCGACGAACAAAACGGTGCGCTGGAGATCGGACCGGGCATCGGCACGTTGACCCAGGAGCTCTGCGAAAACGCCCGCCAAGTCGTCGCTGTGGAGAAGGACAACCGTCTGCTCTCCGTGCTGGAGGAGACCTTGTCCGACTATGACAACGTCCACGTGCATCACGCCGACGTGCTGGAGGCCGATCTGCACGCGCTGTTTGCACAGTGGTTCTCCGGCATGGAAGTCTCCGTCGTCGCCAACCTGCCCTACTATGTCACGACGCCGATCGTGATGAAGCTGCTCGAAGAGCGCCTGCCTCTGCGCCACATCGTGGTCATGGTGCAGCGCGAAGTCGCCGAGCGCATGGCGGCAAAACCGGGCGGCAAAGACTATGGCACGCTTTCCATCGCCGTGCAGTACTACACCGAGCCGGAGCTGGTCACCCGCGTGCCGGAGTCGTCGTTCATGCCGGCCCCGAACGTGGAGTCGACCGTCATCAAGCTGAAAGTGCGCAAAGCGCCGGCGGTGTCGGTGCAGGACGAAAAGCTGTTTTTCCACCTCGTCAAAGCGTCCTTCGCCCAGCGCCGCAAAACGCTGCTCAACAACCTGCAGAACAACTTGCAGCCGAAGCGCGACAAAGACAGCATCCTGACCGCACTGGAGCGCGCCGGCATCGAACCGTCGCGCCGCGGGGAGACGCTGTCTCTGGAGGAATACGCAAGATTGGCAGATGAGTTAGTAATTTCTTGA
- a CDS encoding ribonuclease H-like YkuK family protein, translating to MDFVNPTKGKLTLARVAQDMLDFIAEEPQEDYKIIIGSDSQNKESRLKTTFVTALIVHRVGKGARYYFHRRIRPLVKNMRQRMFTEASLSLLLCGELRELLHDEKLVQNLEVHLDVGQNGATEPLIKELVGWVEGSGYEARIKPDSFVASKVADRYTRI from the coding sequence ATGGACTTTGTAAATCCGACCAAAGGAAAACTCACGTTGGCGCGGGTCGCCCAAGATATGCTCGACTTTATTGCGGAAGAGCCGCAGGAAGACTACAAGATCATCATCGGCTCCGATTCGCAGAATAAAGAATCGCGCCTCAAAACCACGTTTGTCACGGCGCTGATCGTGCATCGGGTCGGCAAAGGAGCCCGATACTATTTTCACCGGCGCATCCGGCCGCTGGTGAAAAACATGAGACAGCGCATGTTTACCGAAGCGTCCTTGTCGCTGCTGCTCTGCGGCGAACTGCGGGAGCTGCTCCATGATGAAAAGCTCGTGCAGAACCTCGAAGTGCATCTCGATGTCGGACAAAATGGTGCGACCGAACCTCTGATCAAAGAGCTGGTCGGCTGGGTGGAAGGCAGCGGGTACGAAGCGCGCATCAAGCCCGATTCGTTCGTCGCCTCGAAAGTCGCGGACCGGTACACACGGATCTAA
- a CDS encoding alpha/beta hydrolase, with amino-acid sequence MGNKITKIVTAAAVLATLVAPQAALAAAPAPTLKNDGAAKAGDWYVGATPPNVDYNKPVILFVQGLHSDYTTWYNSDGYYDAAYNAGYRTAFVQLHDADGTGRNMWDNGYLLSGLITKVKNYYGVSKLNLVVHSKGGIDTQTALVHYGAYPYVNVVHQLSTPNRGSELADMAYSTWTSWLASIMGQKDDAVYSLQTSYMSYFRSVTDGRAENNYTRTYMSGGTGDDGLFSSTFYSRAFLPDEDDGAVAIYSAFGLPNGYYGFTDNGSERLSHTKMRQASKTWWQVRPKLTTTNYYGVSGSALAATTTSYMAKKSVDESSTNILRGGAVNGQAIDTFTMESGTKAAIDVMTSKSATQVKLVSPSGKEYFPTTGKAHQDDAVLFADAVHNTFAVSGEAGTWSLVTEGDSDAYFMLAVVDGGTKADVKAAKKVFKKGEKVDLNVALQGGKADKKAKKAKLSKSGKQSAQDVALTVNSDGTLASSFTAPTEPGVYNVSFDVDGVNANGESFTRSVNYNFAVLDENGKL; translated from the coding sequence ATGGGAAACAAAATTACAAAAATTGTAACAGCGGCGGCCGTACTCGCAACGCTCGTCGCACCGCAGGCTGCGCTGGCAGCAGCACCGGCACCGACTTTGAAAAATGACGGCGCCGCGAAAGCAGGCGACTGGTATGTGGGTGCAACGCCGCCGAACGTGGACTACAACAAGCCGGTCATCCTGTTCGTGCAAGGTCTGCACTCGGACTACACGACTTGGTACAACTCGGACGGCTACTATGATGCCGCTTACAATGCAGGCTACCGCACGGCGTTTGTGCAGCTGCACGACGCGGACGGCACCGGGCGCAACATGTGGGACAACGGCTACCTGTTGTCCGGCCTGATCACGAAAGTGAAAAACTACTACGGCGTTTCCAAGCTGAACCTCGTCGTCCACTCCAAAGGCGGGATCGACACGCAGACGGCGCTCGTTCACTACGGCGCTTATCCGTATGTCAACGTGGTGCATCAGCTGTCGACGCCGAACCGCGGTTCGGAACTGGCCGACATGGCGTACAGCACCTGGACGTCCTGGCTGGCGTCGATCATGGGTCAGAAGGATGATGCGGTGTACTCGCTGCAGACGTCTTACATGTCCTACTTCCGCTCGGTGACAGACGGCCGTGCGGAAAACAACTACACCCGCACCTACATGTCGGGCGGTACGGGCGATGATGGCCTCTTCTCCTCGACGTTCTACTCCCGTGCCTTCCTGCCGGATGAAGATGACGGTGCGGTGGCGATCTACTCGGCGTTTGGCTTGCCGAACGGCTACTACGGCTTCACCGACAACGGATCGGAGCGCCTGTCGCACACCAAGATGCGCCAGGCTTCGAAGACTTGGTGGCAAGTGCGTCCGAAGCTGACCACGACCAACTACTACGGCGTGTCGGGCAGCGCGTTGGCAGCGACCACGACCTCGTACATGGCGAAAAAATCGGTGGATGAGAGCTCGACGAACATCCTGCGCGGCGGCGCGGTCAACGGTCAGGCGATCGACACCTTCACGATGGAAAGCGGCACGAAAGCGGCGATCGACGTGATGACCTCCAAGTCGGCGACCCAAGTCAAGCTGGTCTCCCCGTCCGGCAAAGAGTACTTCCCGACCACCGGCAAGGCGCATCAGGATGATGCGGTCTTGTTTGCCGATGCGGTGCACAACACCTTTGCGGTAAGCGGCGAAGCGGGCACGTGGTCGCTGGTGACCGAAGGCGACTCCGACGCCTACTTCATGCTGGCCGTAGTGGACGGCGGCACGAAAGCGGACGTGAAAGCGGCGAAGAAAGTGTTCAAGAAGGGCGAGAAAGTCGACCTGAACGTAGCACTCCAAGGCGGCAAAGCGGACAAGAAAGCGAAAAAAGCCAAGTTGAGCAAATCCGGCAAGCAGTCCGCGCAAGACGTGGCGCTGACCGTGAACAGCGACGGCACGCTGGCTTCCTCCTTCACCGCGCCGACCGAACCGGGCGTGTACAACGTTTCGTTTGACGTGGATGGCGTCAATGCGAACGGCGAATCCTTCACCCGCTCGGTGAACTACAACTTCGCGGTGCTCGACGAGAACGGCAAACTGTAA
- a CDS encoding acyltransferase, whose amino-acid sequence MRKAKIEEIELLRALAFLAVVVQHAIAHYTFDPGMTPADGVAIGLLLLAVKFAVPLFVFITGLVLFYNYDGPLRYGDFVWKRFRDIIVPYLVWTGFYFLMYHVWNHPDVSAVWEFVRLAVTGKASYHLWYVVMIFQFYLLFPLLRRAFVWLRGLLKARWQVYAVLTLSAGLYVYLMTLVWPLNVLMEAWNVPVLTPLFTKFADRNALYFVYYFAMGAVTGLALTHWRAFLTKYRTAIWAVFAGMFAYFAYRVIGMYQYEPAFRVNFDYLFLLRPWMAVFLIVSILALYLLAMRVGTSRWAAVIGRYSFGAYLMHAYVLRQTYFLTDGLLAGYNVTLRTVIAALLCAAVSILATMLLAKTPLGKVVVGVRDK is encoded by the coding sequence ATGAGAAAAGCGAAGATCGAAGAGATCGAACTGCTGCGCGCGCTCGCCTTTCTGGCGGTGGTGGTGCAGCATGCGATCGCCCATTACACGTTCGATCCGGGGATGACGCCGGCGGATGGCGTGGCGATCGGGCTGTTGCTGTTGGCGGTAAAATTTGCGGTGCCGCTGTTTGTGTTTATTACGGGACTGGTGCTGTTTTATAACTATGACGGGCCGCTGCGCTACGGGGATTTTGTCTGGAAGCGATTTCGGGATATCATCGTGCCGTATCTGGTCTGGACGGGGTTTTATTTCTTGATGTACCACGTCTGGAACCATCCGGACGTGTCGGCCGTGTGGGAGTTCGTGCGGCTGGCGGTGACGGGCAAGGCTTCGTATCATCTGTGGTATGTGGTGATGATCTTTCAGTTCTACCTGCTCTTCCCGCTGCTGCGCCGGGCGTTTGTCTGGCTCCGGGGGCTGCTGAAGGCGCGCTGGCAGGTGTATGCTGTTCTGACCTTGTCGGCGGGGCTGTATGTGTATCTGATGACGCTGGTCTGGCCGCTGAACGTCCTGATGGAGGCGTGGAACGTGCCGGTGCTGACGCCGCTGTTTACGAAGTTTGCCGACCGCAATGCGCTGTATTTTGTGTACTACTTCGCGATGGGCGCGGTGACCGGGTTGGCGCTGACGCATTGGCGGGCGTTTTTGACCAAGTACCGGACGGCGATCTGGGCCGTCTTTGCCGGGATGTTTGCCTATTTTGCGTACCGGGTGATCGGGATGTATCAGTACGAGCCTGCGTTCCGCGTGAATTTTGACTACCTGTTCCTGCTCCGGCCGTGGATGGCCGTGTTTTTGATCGTGTCGATCCTGGCGTTGTACCTGCTGGCCATGCGAGTTGGCACAAGCAGATGGGCGGCTGTGATCGGGCGCTATTCGTTTGGCGCCTACCTGATGCACGCCTACGTGCTCCGCCAGACCTACTTCCTCACCGACGGCCTGCTGGCCGGATACAATGTCACCTTGCGCACCGTGATCGCGGCGCTGCTCTGTGCGGCGGTGTCCATTTTGGCCACCATGCTGCTCGCGAAAACACCGCTTGGAAAAGTGGTGGTGGGAGTAAGAGATAAGTAA
- a CDS encoding anti sigma factor C-terminal domain-containing protein: protein MNEHEEYAFDLDDLDDRAMSGLLKKAKRKNTLRTAMISAGVTLLMVVGGFFGYVQLDSYNRDRTFFDLETITAITQPNVEHLLQSPAPVNAGLLHNGLSVQTYKIIEGIPVRWETQIYEYSLWGSFQQLNRAGSITLEEGQSEINATYNPQTFQRELEFFLPFLSYKEYADDLPLLAHMEGQAAELALSFDKPYSSAEIEKMLPAGVHPQWYWVDAYYDKTALLPHEIEVNVKRPDGSVFKVPQTVRTDSPEQARSVYGFDARSGQTEESFLQAVERGLSINKMHHDEFARIYNYLRGDKVKPTPADVKILGVVVTGTAEALQQLQGASYLKASVLGVTVDVP, encoded by the coding sequence ATGAACGAACATGAAGAATACGCTTTCGATCTCGACGATCTCGACGACAGAGCCATGTCCGGTCTGCTGAAAAAAGCGAAGCGGAAAAACACGCTGCGCACGGCGATGATTTCGGCAGGTGTCACGTTGTTGATGGTGGTGGGCGGCTTTTTCGGTTACGTCCAGCTCGACTCCTACAACCGCGACCGCACCTTTTTTGATCTGGAGACGATCACGGCGATCACCCAGCCCAACGTGGAGCATTTGCTGCAGTCCCCCGCTCCGGTCAATGCCGGACTTTTGCACAACGGGCTCTCCGTGCAGACCTACAAAATCATCGAAGGCATCCCGGTGCGCTGGGAGACGCAGATCTATGAGTACTCGCTCTGGGGTTCGTTCCAGCAGTTGAATCGGGCGGGTTCGATCACGCTGGAAGAAGGCCAGTCGGAGATCAACGCCACCTACAATCCGCAGACGTTTCAGCGCGAACTGGAGTTTTTCCTGCCGTTTCTGTCCTACAAAGAATACGCAGACGACCTGCCATTGCTCGCCCACATGGAAGGCCAGGCGGCCGAGTTGGCCTTGTCGTTCGACAAGCCCTATTCGTCCGCGGAGATCGAAAAAATGCTCCCCGCAGGCGTGCATCCGCAGTGGTACTGGGTCGACGCCTACTACGACAAAACGGCACTCCTTCCGCACGAGATCGAAGTCAACGTCAAACGCCCGGACGGCAGCGTCTTCAAAGTCCCGCAGACGGTGCGTACCGATTCTCCTGAACAGGCCCGCTCCGTGTATGGGTTCGACGCCCGCTCCGGCCAAACAGAAGAGAGTTTCCTGCAAGCGGTAGAGCGCGGGCTGTCGATCAACAAGATGCACCATGACGAATTCGCGCGCATCTACAACTACCTCCGCGGCGACAAAGTAAAGCCGACGCCTGCCGATGTCAAAATCCTCGGCGTTGTCGTCACCGGCACCGCCGAAGCTTTGCAGCAGCTGCAAGGCGCCTCTTACCTGAAAGCGTCCGTCCTCGGCGTCACGGTGGATGTGCCTTAA
- a CDS encoding RNA polymerase sigma factor: protein MDYDDLDQLLIDKGKMIFRYLMKLGVSRVDAEDIVQETLVKALQVLDDIAVDKFTPWLFRVAFNTHIDHLRKKKRRGELPLESVSLITQQTLDDAVLTRELQDEIQSVFDSLHPAYSHMLLLKYEYGLSHREIATVLGLKEENVKVSMFRARNRFREAYGRLNHERT from the coding sequence GTGGATTATGATGATCTGGATCAATTGCTCATCGACAAGGGCAAGATGATCTTCCGCTATCTGATGAAGCTGGGAGTGAGCCGGGTGGACGCCGAGGACATCGTGCAGGAAACGCTGGTCAAAGCCCTGCAGGTGCTCGACGACATCGCCGTCGACAAGTTCACGCCCTGGCTGTTTCGCGTGGCCTTCAACACCCACATCGACCACCTGCGCAAGAAAAAGCGGCGCGGCGAGCTGCCCTTGGAGTCGGTCTCCTTGATCACGCAACAGACGCTGGACGACGCGGTGCTGACCCGTGAACTGCAGGACGAAATCCAAAGCGTCTTTGACAGCTTACACCCCGCCTACAGCCATATGCTCTTGCTCAAATACGAATACGGACTGTCCCACCGCGAGATTGCCACCGTGCTCGGCCTCAAGGAAGAAAACGTCAAAGTCTCAATGTTCCGGGCGAGGAATCGTTTCCGGGAAGCATACGGGAGGTTGAACCATGAACGAACATGA
- a CDS encoding DMT family transporter, which translates to MGEQKGSPRGIYLLLLLVPLFWGGAFGSGKHVLTEIPPFLTATLRFGLAGLILAVWLTYKKGWDFKLLKERWKGLLLLSLTGILGYNAFFFLGLQFTSAANGSLVVAMNPVSTTLAAVIFLGEAWSRRLGVGMALSLIGLLVVITGGSWETIRTMSFNSGDIMLLGAVASWSIYSAAGKVIMKGMSSLFVTTVTMIVGTVGLFIGSLFEGGWGQVSGLSLQSVAELVYMAVFASVIAFVIWNIGIQRIGASKTSAYVNLVPICATTIAVLLYGEQVTWAHAAGVVLTVSGVLITTSSPAQRKHASVRENV; encoded by the coding sequence ATGGGAGAGCAAAAGGGAAGTCCGCGCGGCATCTATCTGCTGCTGTTGCTGGTGCCGCTGTTTTGGGGCGGGGCGTTTGGGTCGGGGAAGCATGTGTTGACGGAGATTCCGCCGTTTCTGACGGCGACGCTGCGCTTTGGGCTGGCCGGGCTGATCTTGGCGGTGTGGCTGACGTATAAAAAGGGCTGGGATTTCAAACTGCTCAAGGAGCGCTGGAAAGGGCTCCTGCTGCTGTCGCTGACAGGGATCTTGGGCTATAATGCATTTTTCTTTCTGGGCTTGCAGTTCACGTCGGCCGCCAACGGTTCGCTGGTCGTGGCGATGAACCCGGTGTCGACGACGCTGGCGGCGGTGATCTTTCTCGGCGAGGCGTGGAGCAGACGGCTGGGCGTCGGGATGGCATTGTCATTGATCGGGCTGCTCGTCGTGATCACCGGCGGGTCTTGGGAGACGATCCGCACGATGTCGTTTAACAGCGGAGACATCATGCTGCTCGGCGCGGTGGCGAGCTGGTCGATCTACTCGGCGGCCGGCAAAGTGATCATGAAAGGCATGTCGTCCTTGTTTGTGACCACCGTGACGATGATTGTCGGCACCGTCGGGCTGTTCATCGGGTCGCTGTTCGAAGGCGGCTGGGGGCAAGTGTCCGGGCTGTCTTTGCAGTCGGTGGCGGAGCTGGTGTACATGGCGGTGTTTGCATCGGTGATCGCCTTTGTGATCTGGAACATCGGCATCCAGCGCATCGGAGCCTCGAAGACGAGCGCCTATGTCAACCTTGTGCCGATCTGCGCGACGACGATCGCCGTCCTCCTGTACGGGGAGCAGGTGACATGGGCGCATGCGGCAGGTGTGGTGCTGACCGTCTCGGGCGTTTTGATCACCACCTCCTCGCCGGCACAACGAAAACATGCGTCCGTGCGTGAAAATGTGTAA
- a CDS encoding DHH family phosphoesterase — MKFSETIAKMKGGQNLVLCHDQADSDAVGAAYALSRFIGAEIGVPQAVATHTHKLLEELQINILIGPDPGKYENVVVVDAAAAVQLGKSMPERFWFIDHHPINTLQELAQGGLYDPVSSTCQLIYRLLRELNAPFDRAIGMALAAGIMTDTINFHKGDPEAFRAFGEILELCGLTYEEVQRLYIVDERNDRGAICQAALDAKKYTFGGYHVLVTRIDANIPTFAARALFDLGADVSVVGFAKGAEVEIRMYLRQELAEKHHLDAAELFRTMPGMNQGTAWGYALFGGYRAKGELDVLLKNIVKRFEELLG; from the coding sequence ATGAAGTTTTCGGAGACGATCGCCAAAATGAAAGGCGGGCAGAATCTCGTGCTCTGCCATGACCAGGCCGACAGCGACGCCGTCGGGGCGGCCTATGCTTTGTCGCGCTTCATCGGCGCCGAGATCGGCGTCCCGCAAGCGGTGGCGACGCATACGCACAAATTGCTTGAGGAGTTGCAGATCAACATCCTCATCGGCCCGGACCCGGGCAAGTATGAGAACGTCGTGGTCGTCGATGCGGCCGCAGCGGTGCAGCTCGGGAAGTCGATGCCAGAGCGCTTCTGGTTCATCGACCACCACCCGATCAACACGCTGCAGGAGCTGGCGCAGGGCGGCTTGTACGACCCGGTTTCTTCGACCTGCCAGCTGATCTACCGCCTGCTGCGGGAGCTGAACGCCCCGTTCGACCGCGCGATCGGCATGGCGCTGGCGGCAGGGATCATGACCGACACGATCAACTTTCACAAAGGCGACCCGGAAGCATTTCGCGCGTTTGGCGAGATTCTGGAGCTGTGCGGGCTGACCTACGAAGAGGTGCAGCGCCTGTACATCGTCGACGAGCGCAACGACCGCGGCGCGATCTGCCAAGCTGCGCTCGATGCCAAAAAATACACGTTTGGCGGCTATCACGTCCTCGTGACGCGGATCGACGCCAACATCCCGACTTTTGCCGCCCGCGCCTTGTTTGATCTGGGCGCCGACGTCTCGGTGGTCGGGTTTGCCAAAGGCGCTGAGGTGGAGATCCGCATGTACCTCCGCCAAGAGCTCGCCGAAAAGCACCACCTCGACGCCGCCGAACTGTTCCGCACCATGCCCGGCATGAACCAAGGCACCGCCTGGGGCTACGCGCTGTTCGGCGGGTACCGGGCAAAAGGCGAGTTGGACGTGCTGCTGAAGAATATTGTAAAGCGGTTTGAAGAGTTGCTTGGTTAA
- a CDS encoding glycosyltransferase family A protein: MYAVIPARNVSKRIGVAIQTVRFAGAEKIIVVANGCEDSTLQEARALREADLTVICFREPLGFDVPRAVGAAYAYRQGAEHVLFYDGDLIGHHRHELQKLVADTVRFRLDLSLTDTYGTAHRLDVTRNPLLRLRSSLNRKLGLEPRLGLSSPSHGPHIVSRRLLRDIPAHYLAIPPLVLAYARQEGLTVDALAHIPHSRLGSAHKEPAHFDKIRETIIGDLLEAHCLLEGRVRTREYRGHVFDGYHSERRFDLLDRFLNRLVKDTK, translated from the coding sequence GTGTATGCCGTGATACCGGCTCGCAATGTGAGCAAGCGCATCGGGGTGGCGATCCAGACGGTCCGCTTCGCCGGGGCTGAGAAGATCATCGTCGTCGCCAACGGCTGCGAGGACAGCACGCTGCAGGAGGCACGGGCGCTGCGGGAAGCCGATCTGACGGTGATCTGCTTTCGCGAGCCGCTCGGCTTCGACGTCCCGCGCGCGGTGGGCGCGGCGTATGCGTACAGACAAGGGGCGGAGCACGTGCTGTTTTACGACGGCGACCTGATCGGGCATCACCGCCATGAGCTACAGAAGCTCGTGGCCGATACGGTGCGCTTCCGGCTCGACCTGAGCCTGACCGACACCTACGGCACGGCACATCGGCTGGATGTAACGCGCAACCCGCTCCTGCGCCTGAGAAGCTCGCTCAACCGCAAGCTGGGCCTCGAGCCCCGCCTCGGCCTCAGCAGCCCCTCCCACGGCCCCCATATCGTCTCTCGCCGCCTCCTTCGCGACATCCCCGCCCACTACCTCGCCATCCCGCCCTTAGTCCTCGCCTACGCCCGGCAAGAGGGTCTGACAGTGGATGCTCTGGCACACATCCCGCACTCAAGATTAGGATCGGCTCACAAGGAGCCTGCGCACTTCGACAAGATCCGCGAAACGATCATCGGCGATCTGCTGGAGGCGCATTGCCTGCTGGAGGGAAGAGTGCGGACCCGGGAGTATCGGGGACACGTGTTCGACGGGTATCACTCGGAGCGGAGGTTTGATCTGTTGGATCGGTTTTTGAACCGGCTGGTAAAGGACACCAAGTAA